Proteins co-encoded in one Deltaproteobacteria bacterium genomic window:
- a CDS encoding pyridoxal phosphate-dependent aminotransferase, whose product MTDFDKIDEEFLRKRSALKWGLWDRETIPLSVADLDFPAPDIIKEAVIRAVREDRTPYSNYGGDPDVLETVCEKLRTRNNIPAEPDDVHMVPGTMFAIFLACYYALGQGDEAIICPAPIYPPFMENVQNAGGVPVYNPIRFDENLRIDLDDLRSRITPLTRLIMLSNPHNPTGRVLTRSELEGIGQIAQEHDLLIFSDELYEDMIFEGQHISIASLSPDLFERTITVFGFSKAFGIPGYRIAYIVCHGRHMQELKKLLHGIIVHADTLSQAAAKAALEHGEPWLRKFMAHLRRMRDYGVERLSAIPGVNCHVPEATPFLFPNISSFGKTSEEMVRYLKNEAKVIVVAGTDFGPHGEGYIRINFATDRKTLEEAFDRIEKTLTAGVL is encoded by the coding sequence ATGACGGACTTCGACAAAATCGACGAAGAATTTCTCAGAAAGCGATCCGCGCTCAAGTGGGGACTGTGGGATCGGGAAACGATCCCGCTTTCAGTGGCTGACTTGGATTTTCCCGCCCCTGACATCATCAAGGAGGCCGTTATCAGGGCGGTCAGGGAGGATAGGACCCCATATTCGAACTATGGAGGAGATCCGGACGTCCTTGAGACGGTCTGTGAAAAACTCCGAACCCGAAATAACATACCTGCTGAGCCGGACGATGTCCACATGGTGCCCGGAACTATGTTCGCCATCTTTCTGGCCTGTTATTACGCCTTGGGCCAAGGTGATGAGGCAATAATATGCCCCGCCCCGATCTACCCGCCGTTCATGGAAAATGTCCAAAATGCCGGGGGAGTTCCGGTTTACAACCCCATCAGGTTTGATGAAAACCTCAGGATAGATCTGGATGATCTTAGGAGCCGTATCACACCTTTGACCAGGCTCATAATGCTTTCAAATCCTCATAATCCAACCGGTCGGGTCTTGACACGATCCGAGTTGGAAGGCATCGGTCAGATCGCCCAGGAACATGACCTCCTGATCTTTTCCGATGAACTTTATGAGGATATGATCTTTGAAGGTCAACATATCAGCATCGCCTCCCTGTCCCCTGATCTGTTTGAGAGGACCATCACTGTATTTGGTTTTAGCAAGGCCTTTGGTATTCCAGGCTATCGAATAGCTTACATAGTCTGCCACGGCCGGCACATGCAGGAACTGAAGAAACTGCTGCATGGAATCATCGTGCATGCGGATACCCTTTCACAGGCCGCGGCCAAGGCGGCCCTGGAGCACGGGGAGCCTTGGCTTCGGAAATTCATGGCCCATCTTCGAAGGATGAGGGATTACGGGGTTGAAAGGCTTTCCGCTATACCCGGTGTGAATTGCCATGTGCCCGAAGCAACTCCCTTTCTTTTCCCGAATATCTCCTCCTTTGGGAAAACCAGCGAAGAGATGGTCAGGTATCTCAAAAACGAGGCAAAGGTCATTGTTGTGGCAGGGACGGATTTTGGCCCCCACGGAGAAGGGTATATTCGGATCAACTTCGCAACCGACCGCAAAACCCTGGAGGAGGCATTCGACCGGATCGAAAAGACCCTCACGGCAGGTGTATTATAA
- the rpmA gene encoding 50S ribosomal protein L27 has translation MAHKKAGGSSRNGRDSAGQRYGVKKFGGQRVRAGNIIIRQKGTKIHPGTNVGIGKDYTLYAKIDGFVAFERMGKTRKKVSVYAE, from the coding sequence ATGGCACATAAAAAAGCAGGGGGCAGCTCCCGAAACGGAAGGGACAGCGCCGGCCAACGGTACGGCGTGAAGAAATTCGGCGGCCAACGGGTCAGGGCCGGTAACATCATTATCCGGCAGAAGGGAACCAAGATCCACCCGGGGACCAACGTGGGGATCGGAAAAGATTATACCCTTTATGCCAAGATCGACGGGTTCGTCGCCTTTGAACGAATGGGGAAAACGCGCAAAAAGGTCAGTGTTTACGCGGAATGA
- the rplU gene encoding 50S ribosomal protein L21: MYAVITTGGKQYRVAPGEEVKVEKLSGNAGDTVTFEKVLLTSDGEKVQVGKPYVDNAKVIGRITRQGKNRKIVVFKYKRRKNYRRKRGHRQEFSLVRIENIEM, from the coding sequence ATGTATGCTGTCATCACTACCGGGGGAAAACAGTACCGGGTTGCGCCGGGCGAGGAAGTGAAGGTCGAAAAGCTTTCCGGAAATGCAGGGGATACAGTAACTTTTGAAAAAGTCCTGCTCACTTCGGACGGAGAAAAGGTCCAGGTGGGCAAACCTTACGTGGACAATGCAAAGGTCATCGGACGGATCACCCGCCAGGGGAAAAACCGGAAAATCGTGGTCTTCAAGTATAAAAGGCGCAAGAACTATCGCAGGAAGAGAGGCCACAGGCAGGAATTCAGTCTCGTGAGGATCGAGAACATCGAAATGTGA
- the murI gene encoding glutamate racemase: protein MIGVFDSGYGGLTVLKAFFEILPGYNYLYLGDSARAPYGNKSLGIVYEYTRQAVSFLFDRGAELIILACNTASAKALRRIQQEWLPEHRPRGRVLGVVIPLAETAAETSRRGRIGVIGTRATIESRVYEQELHKLNPNLKVFSRPCPLLVPLVEEGWVGKPETNMILKKYLRPLKGLAIDTLILGCTHYPFLKRDISRIMGKNCMVLDAPGIVARKLADYLNRHPEMEVRLTRNAECAFFTTDDPERFRDFGEKFLARRIREVRFASL from the coding sequence GTGATCGGCGTATTTGATTCAGGTTATGGGGGCCTGACGGTTCTCAAGGCCTTCTTTGAGATCTTACCCGGATACAATTACCTGTACCTTGGGGACAGCGCCCGCGCCCCATACGGCAACAAGTCTCTCGGGATCGTCTATGAGTACACGCGCCAGGCGGTGTCTTTTCTCTTCGACCGGGGGGCCGAACTCATCATCCTGGCCTGCAATACGGCCTCGGCCAAGGCCTTGCGCAGGATTCAGCAGGAATGGCTGCCCGAGCACCGCCCCAGGGGACGTGTCCTGGGGGTCGTCATCCCCTTGGCAGAGACGGCGGCGGAGACCAGCCGCCGGGGACGGATTGGAGTGATCGGGACCCGTGCCACCATCGAGTCCCGGGTCTATGAACAGGAGCTGCACAAGTTGAATCCAAACCTGAAGGTTTTCAGCCGGCCCTGTCCCCTGCTGGTCCCTCTCGTCGAGGAAGGGTGGGTGGGTAAACCCGAGACCAACATGATTCTCAAGAAATACCTCAGGCCCCTCAAAGGCCTGGCCATCGATACGCTGATCCTGGGTTGCACCCATTACCCATTTCTGAAAAGGGACATCTCGAGAATCATGGGAAAGAATTGCATGGTCCTGGACGCTCCCGGAATCGTCGCCCGGAAACTGGCGGACTATCTGAACAGACACCCGGAAATGGAGGTCCGGTTGACCCGGAATGCCGAATGCGCCTTCTTTACCACGGATGACCCGGAACGTTTCAGGGATTTCGGAGAAAAGTTCCTGGCCCGCAGGATCCGGGAGGTGCGCTTTGCATCGCTTTGA
- a CDS encoding transposase: protein MAKKYDREFKIEAVRLATEPGNTAAKVERDLGI, encoded by the coding sequence ATGGCCAAAAAATACGATAGGGAGTTTAAAATTGAAGCCGTACGGCTTGCAACGGAACCGGGCAACACAGCAGCGAAGGTTGAACGGGACCTGGGGATAG